The Glycine soja cultivar W05 chromosome 15, ASM419377v2, whole genome shotgun sequence region TTTCTGTTTTCTATAAACATATACAAGCAGTGGCTGAGAAAGTAAACTCAGCACTTCTCTATTGTCTTGTTTATCTCAAATCTTTCAACAATGTAGTCCTATATTTTTAACAGGTTTTAATGATTTacacttgtaaaaaaaaatatccagcATTCAATGCACTGCAAATAGAACAAATGTTGAAAACTAGTGAATCATCCACTATGCTTTTATCAAGCGTCCAAAAGGACTCTTAAACacttacataaattaatatttccaTCTTTTACAAGTGTAGTCCAATAGCGAGTGGATTCGTTCATACTATTAATTGTCTACTTTAGATTGTTctttattactttatttaaaCTAATGTTTGAATCTAGCATGATTAAGACAAATTTAGAAAGGATTTATTCAAGATCAATCCATTATTGGAATTGTGAAGAGCTTGCCTTATTTAGAGAGATCTGCACCTCTAGTTGTCAATGCAGCATAAAGAATGACAATGGTCAAATATTGAATGTGCTGATCCCAGAGAAGATCTGCTCCTTCAACAGCTATAAAAGGCAACTCATTTCAACATTCAAGAGTGACGAAAAACAAGTGAAAAGTGATCAAGTCGAGAATTCAAAAGTGAAACAAAGGGATATCATTTGGAGAGAAACACTGAGCATAGAAAGTTTATTCTTTACCTAGCAAAGTTTTCTTCTGAGAATAAGATTTATGTTGTAAACACACTCTTTGAGTGTTAGAATCTTTGTTTCTGTTTCAAATAGTTGTTTGAGAAAGTCAGGAGTGACTTAGTGATAAAATAATACTTGGGTGCTCTTAGATTCAGGAGGATTCTAGGGGTTGTGCTAGTAGTGGcctagaaaatacttataagcCAGGAGTGGCAAGTTAGAATACTTGTTGTAATCGGTCTGACTAGTAAAACCCTTTATATGTAGCTCCGACGAGTGAACCAGTACAAAATTGAGTGTTTCTACTATTCTTCTTTAGCTTGTCATAGTATTTCTAAAGGTATATTATTGAAACATCTTTGCACAcaagttttctttaaaaactaTTGTCTATTAATCATTGGAAGACAATCTCTTACTACTTgtgaattattttgtttataaatcaCTTCCATtgtaaaaagatttaaaaaatttatctaacACACCTTTCAATCCCCCTTTTAGTGCGATATATTGTATGTCAATTGGCATTAGAGCTTGACCTTTTTGGGCTGAGTATTTTAACAAATACAGAGGAAGATTCtgataaacaaaacaaatagaAGAAGGATACTCCAACAATAAGCCTTTGTTATTCAAAGGTGTTAAGTATGACTACTGGAAGGAATGTATGATAGCTCACTTAAAGTTTATGCATATTGACCTTTGGGATGTTGTAAAGAATGTAAGAATACTCCATTCATGGTGTGCGCCTTTACGTTTTAGAGGCAATACCATTAGTTTTAAGATTATGTGAGAACCTTAGAAGTTCGAATCTGAGGTAGAAGAGATGGGTAGAATTCTTAAGAACATTGTCCTGAGTTTAGTTTCAACCGATAGAACTACCTTGGTAGTTGACTCCTGAGTAGGAGAACCCATGATATAACCAGTTTCTTAGTTAGATAGTTAGATACCATGAGTGTCAATTGAACTCTTAACCTTAAGTGTGAAGCTACCCTGGTTGTATGAGTATATGGGTGTTAAGATAACCTTGAAGCTTTAGTGAGTTTAGGAAAGTAAGGGGTTTATCTATTTTGCTTAGCCAGCTAGAAACCGTAGCTAGTACCGGGTACGAATCTTAGAATGAAACCATTGGAATCCCTTCAACCTAAGTGGGAGTTATGAGTCAAGTATATCAAAGTGAAGAAGTTCGGGTCAAGAGAAGAAACCCAGATCTGAAGATAGGTGAATCATGTATTCTCCAAATTCATTCATAGACTAGGACTGGCAAAAGCATTGGAACCTCAAAATTTTATAGCTCTTTTCTTAAATCGTTCCCTATTCGAAAAAGAGTCAGTTATGTGGTTTATCGTGTTTCCTTGTGTCTGTTTGTTCGTTTCAGATTCTCCTCAGTGTTTCCTATGATGTTGCCAAACTCCAAAATAGTATGTCTCTCACTTTCTGTTTTATTGAAATGCTACTCGAGTGGGAGGACTTAACTTATGAAATATTATCCTTGAGAAAGTGAGAAAAACCAGGCCTAATTGTTAAGTGCAAAAGAGTCTTGTGGTCGAAGTCGCTGAAAAGTGCTTCGACTAGGCATATGGTATTGGGAACCAGATGTGTaatctttttcttctcattcttttgGCAAAATTTTAGGGACGAAACTTCCTTTAAGGAGGGGGGAGTTGTAACActccaatttttattaaatatatattgatatttattaaGTATGTATTTTGAGtcattataattaattgaattaagtaaGTAATTTGAGGTGAGATATTGGGTTGAAATTGAGTTTTAATGATTAGTCTTGTGGACCAtaaattaatagagtttttagaaattaaataaataagataaaaaaggtttttgttaattaaaataagtgtttcatggtattagaaaataaatatagtaaaatgatgctttagaaaataaagggatgttttaattggttattatttaataaaagagtaaaatagtgatcttttgtataaaataataaaatgaagaaaaataggataaatgatAGGCTTAGAGTACTCATGCATATAAATATCCCTTTTAATGTCAAAGTAGTTTTTATAAACCTGCGTACATTCAAACTTGTCTTAGTAAAATTATAATCCaagactcgttaaccgttggatcatcctAAAATTTTCACATCACCTTTGAAACTCATTCTTACACATTCACACCGTTGGTAAATAGTGTCTGTAGAGAGATATGTCTCTTGCATAGAGACAATGAAATTGAGACTgcaatttcttcttctctctaacACTTGAAAACCCTAGCAGAGCAACcaaaggaaaagcttgaggaatcttagggaaccgttATCACTTCCAGACTACACACATGAGCCCCCTTaaaggtaagagatgagttactcacgcttgggAATTAGAATGAACATCTTTATAgatccctagaggatcaattttggttatttttggctattttatgaaatttaattttgttctctTGCTTTTAATCGTAAAatgattgtgtttgatggaccaattgatgtcccAATCCAGaattattgtgaaattgatatgttcTATTCCCTTGTTTCGtgctttaaaaatatatttgtaattataatgTGTGTCTTCCTCTTGTTTCTCGTACCTATAAATTGTATGTTTGATTGTTTTACTACCATGAATTGAGTGTGCTTTCAGTATATTTGTGTCACGAGATATCTATctgattttaatatattattgttcAATTAACTACCGACAACCTCTGTATTTTTCTATTGATGATGATCGGaaagatttttatataattatccaTGATACCACATGAATGTGCAAGGTTGCGCTTTGCTCTTGAATCAATTGGATAATCATAAAGCTATATAAAGAATAGGACAAGATTTACTATATAACCGTGAGAATTAGATTGTTGGAAACatttttttgtcatgttttggTCTCATAAGCTTATTACGTGTTGATGATTAtaacacatatatatgtatatgaattgttaaaataaattaggaattaatagttcaaataataaaattaaattgaaggaaattaatatattaagattcaACGAGTGTTTGTGTTCAAATAATATAGTTCAATTTAAGATTCAACGAgttcaaataatataattaaaaataatatagttcaatttaatatatacatgtgtTTGTGTTATGTAAGtattaatattgtgtgatgtgtatatcattcatgaggtgtgatagcatgttgctttgagattataacatGGTGATCGAGATTGGGTCtatatgataaattgagtatgtattgaaTTAGAAGATACATGTGTGTTAaaatgttgtgtgcattgagttgtgagctataaaCTGTACAATCGCACATctctaagaccctttaagggcaacgAGTTTTATGATGGGCTCCACTATGAGAACTCGACAAGTCTAATCACTTTGAGCgaagaattaaaatgattttgaaaacaattgagtagttgtgtgtattgcatagttcatagatagagtctgtatgttaaaatgttttttgggttagacctgaatcaggagggagaggcctaaGGACTTCTCAGAGTCTAAGCCTTGGGAGTAAATACACCGGGTTTGAGTGTCCCTTTAAGCTTGTTTcaatcccatatggttggagcattctcacaaaaatAGCATGACTCTGACTGGTCTCACTGTGATTtcacctagtgagagtgacctgacttaccaaTGGGTggtctgtcttgtcatgtactcctggGTGCCTGACAaggtttttcattgacatgATACCACCTTGCATCTAGGATTGattcttaatatatatgttaCATAATGATTGTGTATTGATCATTATTGATTGTTGAAAGATATTGTGTATTGATCATTATTAACTAGTTGAATGATATTGTGTTTAAGTAtgttgtatttcatttatatgatatggaTATCTAcatgtcttgtttctctctattaattaggaatgtgataactcattccatgtgtgctgtttgtgtttggatcctgtgatgatctcgaaccttgtgtccatgagagcagatggttaggtggatgactatggagaacctcatgctagaggacgttGGGACACCGTGCTCTCATAGGATGTGATATCGGGGCTTTGggttttatgttgtttttatcaTATGTTAGTTTGAGATATGTAGTTGAACATGATTTACTTCTATGTTTCTCATTGGAATTTTAGTTGTGATACTAGTACGGTCTTTGTATGGAGTCGGAACatgtttttatattcttatcGATAAGTTATAACTTGGTTTAATTTGTGAATATGAACCTTTTAATCCATTGAGAAGTTTTATATTGAGTTGTGAAGtaaatctttttaaattacTCCTGCTATTTTATGTTTCCTTTCACTatgtatgtcggggtagagggtgtcacatttagtggtatcaaaGCCAAGTTGAACCTTTCAGCCAATGTGTTATGTGCTTACCATATTCTGTTATGCACTCTGTGTGATTTCTTGTGATTATTCTGTTGTTTATGTTGgaattgttgcttgtttttcctttttttcatgatTGCATGAGACTAATTGATTCTTATGATGTGCCATGTATTGTCCTTAATGTTTGTTATACCATAATTCCACTATTGCGTCACTAGCTATGAGACCAGCCATCTCTATAATATGGGAAGTGTGCTAAGACATTATGGCAAGCTATTAGGTGATGCATGTAGTCTTAATAATGATTATTAATGCCTTAATAAGCCCTTGTCTTCTTGTGTGTATGTTGTCAATAAGCTTATCTCTCTCTTGATGCGTGGATTAGTGTTGTGAAAACCTTTTGAATCGTATATATGCCTTGGATGAGTGTGTCTCTCTTGATGTGTAAACGCATGACTGCTTAACTCCCTTCTTTTGTGTGTGATCATGAATGTGGTTGTTGAAGCTTATTATTCATTAATACTCCATTAATGATTGTTTGATTCTTATTTCTTGTATTTACATTATATGCTTGTTGTAGGAACCTATTATTCTATGTATGATTATAGTGTGGTCCTTCTTGGAGAGCTTGAGACCTTGTTTTCCTTGCTTAAGGGACCCTTTTCGGTTGTCTCCCTTCTATTGGTGACTAGTTGTGGTGGTAAGGAACCCTTCTCCTTCccctttcatcttcattttcgtGCTCCTTCATGGAGTACCTTTGGGGGCTCATAAAAGTGCTTGTGGTTGAGGTTTTAATGTTGATTCTTCTtgtttttagggtttaggtgttTTTGTTTGGTGTGTGTTGTTGTTAAGGTGGAGGAAATTAAGCCCTCATCTTGGACCCAAAGCCTTctccttttcacttttttattctCAAAGTTAGACCATTGGTTTATAGAGGTAAGAGAAGGTAAACCTTGATTTATCTTGATTTGGTAATTCTTGATTTAACTTTGTATTTGTTCAATTGattgtttatttatgttttggACTTGCATTGAgtattggaatgagttttgaaTCATTTGTAAGTGATTGGAGGGGTTGGGAATGATAGAAATGTGTTTGGATAAGCAAGAATCCTGAAATTTTGAGATGTTGAGTTTGCAGACTCGCTAGGCGAGCCTGAACTCACTAGGTGAGTTGTGTGACCTTGTAGGTGATCTAGATGACCAAGTTAGAAAAAGTGATCTGCTTGAAAGTTGTAACCCTAGATTTTATCTAACTAATAGCTTTGGTTTCACTAAAAATAATGGCAATAACTCTAGATATGCTTAAATGAGCGAATAAAGGTCAAATTGTCAGTAATAAGTAAATGTTTTATATAGATTATAATTTTAGGCATAGTATGCTTCCAAACTAAGTCTCTGGATAAACATAAAAGTTGGAGGTAATCTTCTTAGCTTTCAAATGAGACAATAATCAacttaattgatttattatgtcTTTATTTACCGTATTTATAAGCAATGACGGTCATAGGTACATAatagaaaatgaatgaaatagTAACCCAAAACTTATGAGATGTTATAATAATGTTAAACATGAAGTGGAATGTTGTTATAATAGTATAGTGATACATAATTATATGATTTGATTGGTCTATGATCTTATTGTTGAGAATATTATATTGATGATGAGATAATTATGATAATTGATAATGTCGTGAGTTATATTGGTTGATTTCTTGATGATGATATGAACATCGTTTGATGAGGTGAATGTGGTGATGTTGATAAGAAGATGATAACTGATAATAATCTTGTCTTGTAATCATCCATATGTGTTGGAGGATTAGTTATGGCCTTTGGGAAGGTcttttttgaaatgaaaattgtaTATTTGGAAGGGTGAGTTTCACGCCAAAACTCTGCCTTACTAAAGCAACTCGGGGGTCTCACCTGATGGGATATCTTTTGAAGTGTCACCCCTAGGTTTTGACTTTGAAGGGCATGTCAGATGGTGAGAACTACTTCCCAAGAGGTTTAGTAACTTTCCAATGTATATTGgatgaattgttgttgatgtgaAACTTGGATCCTTGAGACCGACCATGAGTGAGATAGTGGGTGTGAATGTGTCATACCTAAAACTCTAAGGAATCTAAGTGTAGTTGTTGTTCACGTAATTTGTGGCTACTAGGAAAGCCCTCAACCTAGTGATGGAGATTGTCAATGGTGGCTAACGGTGAAAGAACTTATAGAATGAATGTGTAGGTGAATCCCTAAATAGATTAAGGTCATTGCAAGCATTACTAAATGTAAGCCACTACATATGCTTATTTGTTTTCGATAAAATCACACTTACTCTGTAGGGTTAATTTGAGTCTTCCCAAATGGTCAAGGTGTGACTATGTTAAGAGATGTATTTAGGTTAATTCCTCAAAAAGTAAAATCTCCATGGAGTCAAGTCTGTCTTTAGTGTCGATGATTGATGGACTAGTGATGATGATGTTTGATGGATAAATCatggtgatgatgattgatCGATTAATGATCATGATGGGGTATGATAATTGAATATTGATATGATGATTGATGAATTAATGATTGTTATGATATGTTTTGTCATGCAAATTCTAAGACTTATGTTTTATGTATGATTTCTACATATTATGTTGTGTATCTGATGATAGTAGATTATGTTTTAATTGTTaagttttattctattttaagaTGCTTACTTTTTGTAAGCTTACTCTTGCATTGTTGTACATGTTTCTGATGATCATGTATCTAATGTACGTGAGGGTAGATGGCTAGGAGGTGACCCTATGTCTTCGAAGACTTCATGGATATGTGCACCCAGGTATCAAGATGTATTTTCGTCTATCATTTCTTTCTTAGCATCTTGTATAACATTGACCGACTAAGAGTCTAGAAGTTTGTCTTCATTGAGTTGTCATGtctatattttgtattttgaagAGATTTTTAGTTACTCTGGTGTTGCATAAGTTCATGTTATGATTGAGTGCCATATGACACATGGCATTTTcagatgtgtgtgtgtgtatatcaCATGATGTTTTATCTTGGTATGTTGTGTTTTAGCTTTTAGCTCTTGGAACGTGAaaaatttataagtattttcataataaaattaatcaaagagttttagataatttaaaataaagtcttCCGCTTAAGATAATTCATAGTTCCAAGTGATGGCGATGAATTGTTACAACATTCATTTACAAGGTTCAATTTGATTTGgaaatatgcattttttttcactttttgttaaattattttacatcatTCATAAATAGTTTTGATaaatgtgcaaaaaaaaaattattctaagatCCTTTCATCTTCTCTCATAAATCATCTTCCATTTCATTGtgtttaattataaatgtttttttttatttctttttaaagggAGCTTACTATGCAAAGAAGTGTTTTAATCTAACATCTGATTTTGCTTTTGCAAAGCTTCAAATCCTATTACAAAAAAGTTAGACAAActcaataagttaattttaaatttcccgATTCAGATCAATTTATTTGGTTTGTTAATGGTGCATTTAAAAATTTGGGTATTTacgttagtaaaaaaaaatgaggtacAAATAGATGAGTTTCTAAAATGTTGAcattgaaacaaataatattatacaAGACTCATCAAGAATATAATTTACTGATACATTATGAACATATTGTTCGTTCatctattaaaatttgtaataagaTATATTTAACTAAGATTTTGCAAAAAGatataaaatctataaaaacatataaatagtGTTTAGATGgattaaattttaactttttaatcacCACTAGTTTAAATAATTCACTTCCACATTGTGGAAGTCCatatgcaatcaatatcaattaTCGAAACTAGAAAGATACATGTattagaatagaaaaaacaagcCATGTATCGTTTCCAAATTTTCAAAACAGGTACCAAAGACAAGCAGCAAATTGACAAATTATACCAACTAAGAGAATGTACAAATACTTGTTCTTGTTTAATCTTCCTGAATAATGTGGGAAAACAGATCTACAGAGTGTAATTTTCATGTTCTTAATCGTAGCTTGTTTGCCTGCAACATTTTCTTAAGTGCTCTCAATCATTGGCATTCATAGaacaaaaagaatatatataggACACGTTAAGGTTCCACATCTCTATTCCGTAATCATCATAATGATAAGAGGAACGACTCCATGAATTTGATGAGGATAAGCAAAGAGAGTTTGCCTCCTAAATTACAAAACAGATACATGACCAGAAGGTACACATATCACTACAAGAAACAAGTTTCACTACAAACTATCAGCCTAAATATAATTGCTAGCGGAAGGACATCTCTCTCCATTCACTGTTCTTTCCAGATCCTACCAGTAACCCTTAGCTTCAATTCCTTCCGGTCACCGCCGGAAAAAAAGAGGGCCATATTCCTCTGAATGATAAGACCATCAAAACTGTCGCGAACCTTGCGGTGGCTGTCCCTGATGCTTCTAGGCACCCCCTGCCAAATCATCTTCCTCCCATTTCCACCTACCTCTAAACTGTAGCTATAATTCTTTGCCTCATTATCATCACCCATAAACCGCAAAAAGGCTATGTAGACAGGAGCCATTCCTAGTTGAAAAGCTTCAAAATGTAGACAAAAATACTGACCAAAGCAGCTGAAGACCtagaaattattgtgaaatGTATAAATCAGCTCAAACAAATTCTGTCTAGCAATTAAAAACAAATGCATATAAGGGCCTTGTTCAGACACCTAGGAAGGCAAGGAGGCAATGTTGTAAATTAATAGTTCCTTGAGAATACAACTTTGAAAAAAGCTCATAGTTTCCAAGATGTTCCAGTATTGGCAATATtggatttttcttgtttaaacaAATTAGTAAGTTACAAGGTTTgcttaaattttatatactcATTACTAATGAGACCAAAAACATGCCCCAAAAGTACACAATCTACTAAGTACTAACAGTCTAGTGAATTTACTGAGTCAATAGAAGGCAGGTAGAACCGTagaacaaagtttagaaaacaATACCGTCAACATCCATGTGGCATTTTCAACTTCTTGTGGATTTGATTTGACGTAGCGATGGTTAAAAGTGCTACCATTGTGCATGTCCACTTTGTGGTCATCTTTCAGATGGGCCACCAGGTAGGGTATATCACCCATAATAGAGCATTCTGAACCAGCATATGGACAGTTGTAAGGTCTATGTGCACATTGCGATTCATGTTTTAGCTTGCTGTAATATGGATATATACCGATGCACCCAAAACCTTGATATTTACAGGGAAGTTCCAAAGACGCAGCCACTTTCTCCAGTGCCAGGCATCTGATATTGCCAAGCTCATGCCTACAAGTAGGGCACCGGTTATGGACCCTGGGTTTGCAACCTGAGCATATAGTGTGACCATTTGAACACTGCAATAGTGACAGAGGAATACAAGTTtactaaatttcaaaattaaatttcttttgaaaCCAGCAATAATTATATAAACCCAAAGAGTTACATATAGAAAATTTGACTGAGTTCCTGCTAGAAAAAACATTCAAGATTTTCAGAATATATCAGCTAGGTGAGATGAGAGAATTACTTTTGAATGAGGAAATCAACACACCCACACTCAGTTTTTTTGCTTATGGCATGTCACATAAACCATTATTCTAGTTTAAATTGCTATTAGAATGAGAATTCCCTTTTTCCTTGCGTTCAATCTTGTTAATAATAAGATGCACCATGCCATGATCCCGGTACTGGTCAATTTCACTTTGTTGTCacaattaatttatcaaattgCACTTTGAACGCCCCAGTAACTAATTTACAATCGCATGCTTtctcaaagaacccaaaaaatcAACAATGATCCATGAGTACATAAACAACCTGATGGATTGGAGGGTACATGGCATTCAGGCATACAGGGCACTCTAAAAGCTCACGAACACTGCTTGAAACAGTCCCATTAGGTTTAAGAGCAGTTTGTGCAGGATCATTTACTAATTCACCAACATCTGTTGACTCATCATTTTGAGGAGGATCAACATCAACTTTGCTCCGTATATCATCAAAGAATAGATTGCTTGATGCCATGCTAGTAAAAGCAATGACTGGCTGCCCTGTGAGTGGGAACAAAAAACATTAGAATCAATCAGAAAGCAGGAACTAAATTCCACAtagtgattctttttattttctccaaAACAGTTACCATTGTAACATAGCAGATCTAGTAAGCTATTAAATTCAGATCTTTAGTTTAttcaaaacaacaacaataaattgGGCCTTTTCCCCTGATGTTGACTATATATGGATTAGACAACACCATAATATTCTATTGTGAATTAATATCTATAGACAAAACAAACCACAGACAACCATATCATGAATCCATCTTTCTATATGATGAACCTATCACCCTCCCCTGATGTTCCATTGAGAGGATCAAATATGCATCAAAGTCATAAACACATTTACAAACTCTGGCTCATGAAACCAAACAGAACAAACCAAGAAGCCAACAAGCATAAGCCTTAGACATTTAAAATACATTCCTACTATTAATTATTTCACAAATTCGCTTTTATAATTGACCAATTGGGCAATCTTATTTCTTATACTGCAAAATGTATTACCGTAGATAGATAGAATAGAATATATGAAAAGTTTGCCCAAACATTCCACCAGACATAAATCATTAATCATTACCCTTCCAAATGCTGAAGAGTTAACACAATAGTTTAAATGTCAACCAAATGGATTCTTTctacttaatatttatttatggccTCAGAGCTATTCTTATGCTACCCTtgt contains the following coding sequences:
- the LOC114388256 gene encoding E3 ubiquitin-protein ligase DIS1-like, with amino-acid sequence MASSNLFFDDIRSKVDVDPPQNDESTDVGELVNDPAQTALKPNGTVSSSVRELLECPVCLNAMYPPIHQCSNGHTICSGCKPRVHNRCPTCRHELGNIRCLALEKVAASLELPCKYQGFGCIGIYPYYSKLKHESQCAHRPYNCPYAGSECSIMGDIPYLVAHLKDDHKVDMHNGSTFNHRYVKSNPQEVENATWMLTVFSCFGQYFCLHFEAFQLGMAPVYIAFLRFMGDDNEAKNYSYSLEVGGNGRKMIWQGVPRSIRDSHRKVRDSFDGLIIQRNMALFFSGGDRKELKLRVTGRIWKEQ